DNA from Streptomyces sp. NBC_01476:
GTGAAGCGGGTGATCGGAGTCGGCGGCGACCGGGTGACCTGCTGCGACGTACGGGGGCGTATCACCGTCAACGGCAGGGCGCTGGACGAGGGGTATCTGCTGCCCGGGGACGCACCCTCCCGGGTACCGTTCGACATCGAGGTGCCGGAGGGAAGGCTGTGGGTGATGGGCGACCACCGGGACGACTCCAGCGACTCCCGTGACCACCTCGGCGACCCGGGCGGCGGCACGGTGCCGGTGGGCCGGGTGATCGGCCGGGCGGAGTGGATCGGCTGGCCGGTGGGCCACTGGACGAAGCTGAACCGGCCGGCCACATTCGCCGCGGTGCCCGCCTCCCCGGCCGGCCGGCATGGGTAACCGCGGGAAGCCGCGCTCCGGACACGAACGCGTGGCGACGGGCGCCCCGCTGCCCGGTGCGAGTGTGCCCGGCGCGCCGCCGCTGCTGACCGGCAGCACCCGGATCGAACGGCGCAAACTGGCCCGCAAGGTCCGGCGCAAGCGCCGCCGTTCGCTGATCAAGGAAGTGCCGCTGCTGGTCATGGTGGCACTGCTGATCGCACTGGTGCTCAAGACCTTCCTGCTCCAGGCGTTCGTGATCCCCTCCGGGTCGATGGAGCAGACCATCCAGATCGGCGACCGGGTGCTGGTCGACAAGCTCACCCCGTGGTTCGGCGCCAAGCCGCAGCGCGGTGACGTGGTGGTCTTCCAGGACCCCGGCCACTGGCTCAGCGGGGAGCCCAAGCCGAAGCCGGACCCGGTGGTGGTCAAGCAGGTGAAGGAGTTCCTCACCTTCATCGGGCTGCTGCCGGCCTCCGGGGAGCAGGATCTGATCAAGCGGGTCATCGGGGTCGGCGGCGACACCGTGCAGTGCTGCGACAAGGGCGGCCACCTGCTGGTGAACGGCAAGCCTCTGGACGAGCCGTATCTGTATCCCGGCAATCCACCCTCAATGATGAATTTCACGGTGCACGTACCGCAGGGCAGACTGTGGGTGATGGGCGACCACCGGTCGGACTCGGCCGACTCGCGGTACCACACCGACCAGCCCGGTGGTGGCACGATTCCGGAGAAACTGGTGGTCGGCAGGGCTTTTGTGATCGCCTGGCCGGTCGGTCACTGGGCGCGGCTGAAGGATCCGGGGACCTTCTCCTCGGTGCCCGACCCCCCGGTGGCGAGCACGGCGAGCACAGCTGTGCCCACTAGGGTGGGCTCCGCCAACAATGGTCAAAGGACGAACCAGCTACCGACTCCTGCGGAACTCCCGCTCGTTATGGGAGTGGTGGGTCTGCGCCTGAAGTGGGGCAGACGGAAGTCTGGAGTGAGGAGTGGACGTGGGGGACCTCGTGGTCGGCGCACGGTCAGGACCCGGCGAGCCCGAAAAGGGAGATGCCGAGGTACCCCCGGTGCCCCAGGCTCCTCCGCCGTCCCCGGTGCCGCCGCCGTCCATGCCGCCGTCCGACGCGGCACCGGGCCAGGCGTCGTCCGAACAGGCGTCGGACCCCATGTCCGGTCATGCGTCCGGTCACGCGTCCGGGTCCTCGCAGGATCCGTCCGACGTGGTGGACCTGGGCGGTCCTGGCGGCCCCGGCGACCCGGCCGGTGGCACGGGTGACGGCTCGCCGTCCCCGGGGCAGGGCGGCAAGCAGCGTTCCTTCTGGAAGGAACTCCCACTGCTGGTCGTCATCGCCCTGGTGCTGGCGCTCATCATCAAGACCTTCCTGGTCCAGGCGTTCTCCATCCCCTCGGACTCGATGCAGAACACCCTCCAGCCGGGCGACCGGGTGCTGGTGGACAAGCTCACCCCGTGGTTCGGCTCCGACCCGAGCCGCGGTGAGGTCGTGGTCTTCCACGACCCGGGCGGCTGGCTGCCGGAGAACCCGCCGGCCAGCAGCAACCCGCTGGTCAGGGGGCTGCAGACGGGCCTGAGCTTTGTCGGCCTGATGCCGTCGGCCGATGAGAAGGACCTGATCAAGCGGGTCATCGGGGTCGGCGGCGACACCGTCGAGTGCTCGGGCACCGGCCCGGTGAAGGTCAACGGCAAGGCGCTCGTCGAGCCGTACGTCCACCCCGGCAGCACCCCGTGCACCCCGGAGTACCCGTTCAAGGTCACCGTGCCGCAGGGCCGGATCTGGGTGATGGGCGACAACCGCCAGGACTCGCTGGACTCCCGCTTCCACATGAACACCCCGGGTGGCGGCACCGTCTCCGACAACAAGGTGGTGGGCCGCGCGATCGTGGTGGCCTGGCCGGTCAACCGCTGGGACGCGCTCTCCATCCCGTCGACCTTCTCGCAGCCCGGGATCAGCGCGATGGGCGTCGCGGCCCCCACGGCCGCCGGTCTGGCGGGCGCGGTGCCCCTGGTGCTGCTGCGCCGGCGGCGGCTGTTGGCACGGGAGAGCCGCCGTGAGGGCTGACCCCGGGCGTACCGCCCGGTAGGGTGCCGGTCCATGAGCAGCTCCACGAGCACCGTCAGCGGTGCGATACGCAGGGACGGCGGCGCCGGCACCGGCCGGCGCGGCCGCACCCTCTCCGGGCTGGTGATCGCCCTCGGCTGTGTGCTGTTCCTCGGCGGTTTCGCCTGGGCGGCGGTGGTCTACCGGCCGTACACCGTGCCGACCGACTCGATGAAGCCCACGGTGAGCCCGGGTGACAAGGTGCTCGCCCAGCACATCTCGGGGGACCAGGTGCGCCGCGGCGACGTGGTGGTCTTCCAGGACAAGCTCTGGGGCGACATGCCCGAGGTCAAGCGGGTGGTCGGGGTCGGCGGCGACGTGGTCTCCTGCTGTGACAAGCAGGGCAGGCTGCTGGTCAACGGCAAGCCGGTGACGGAGGACTACCTGGCCGCGCGTGGGCCAGCCTCGCTGGAGGCGTTCAGGTCGACGGTGCCCCAGGGGAAGATCTTCCTGCTGGGTGACAACCGGAACGTCTCGCAGGACTCCCGGGTGCACCTGGAGGACGCGCAGCAGGGTGCCGTCCCGGCGGACGACGTCAAGGCGCGGGTCGCGGCCACCGCCTGGCCGGCCGGCCGGATGGGGATGCTGCCGCGGACCTCGGCCTTCGACGGGCTGCCGGGCGGTGACGGGCAGTCGTCGCCGGGGCCGCTGGAGTGGCTGGTGTACGCGGTGATCGTGGGCGCCGTGCTGATACTGGGCGGGGCGGCGTACGAGCCGCTGGCGAAGCTGGCGCGACGGCGGTGAGCTCGCCGGTGGACTCCGTCGAGGGGCGCCGGCGGGTGGCCAGGGTGCTGCTGCTCGATCCGGCGGACCGGGTGCTGCTGATGAACGGCTTCGACCCGGCGGACCCCGCGGCGACCTGGTGGTTCACCCCGGGCGGCGGGGTGGAGGGCGCGGAGAGCCTGGAGGAGGCGGCGCTGCGGGAGGTCGCCGAGGAGACCGGCATCGCGGCCGTCCGGCTGGGCCCTCCGCTCTGGCGGCGCCAGGCCTCCTTCCGCTTCGACGGCCGCCACTGGGAGCAGGACGAGTGGTACTTCCTGGGCCGGACCGAGACCCTGGAGGTGGACACCAGCGGGCATACCGATCTCGAACGCCGCAGCGTGACGGGGTTGCGGTGGTGGACGTGCGAGGAACTTCTGCGCACTCGTGAGACGGTGTATCCGATCAGACTCGCCGAGCTGCTGCGTACGCTGCTCGACGAAGGCCCCCCGCTGTCCCCGATCCCCCTGGGGACGGAGCGAGACTGACGCACAATGGGGGCACGAACGGCTGAAGGGGAACTGCCATGAGCGCCGAGGACCTCGAAAAATACGAAACCGAGATGGAGCTGAAGCTCTACCGGGAGTACCGGGATGTCGTCGGCCTGTTCAAGTATGTGATCGAGACCGAGCGGCGGTTCTACCTCACCAATGACTACGAGATGCAGGTGCACTCGGTCCAGGGTGAGGTCTTCTTCGAGGTCTCGATGGCTGACGCGTGGGTGTGGGACATGTACCGGCCGGCTCGCTTCGTGAAGCAGGTGCGGGTGCTCACATTCAAGGACGTGAACATCGAGGAGCTGAACAAGGCGGATCTGGATCTGCCGCAGGACGAGGCGGGGTTCAACGGCTGAGCGGGGCCGGGGGCAGCAGCTGGGCGAGGCCGGGTTCGACGGCTGAGCGGCGGCGGGTTCGACGGCTGAGCGGCGGCGGGTTCGACGGCTGAGCGGCGGGGGGCGGCGGGCCCCGGAGTCGTCCAGCGGTGGTCCCCGAGTTATCCCCAGGTTCGGCTTCAAGATCATCTCGGGTGGGGCCATCTCTGTCACAGTGAGTGACGGAGGTGGTACGCATGAACGCACGAGGTGCGCTGGGGCGGTACGGCGAGGACGTGGCGGCCCGCACATTGAAGGACGCCGGGCTGACCGTGCTCGACCGGAACTGGCGGTGCGGGCGGCGCGGTGAGATCGACATCCTGGCGTCCGAAGGGGACGCGCTGGTCGTCTGCGAGGTCAAGACCCGGCGCGAGGGCGCCTTCGAACACCCCATGGCCGCCCTCACCCCCCGGAAACTGGCCCGGCTCCGCTCGCTGGCCGAACGGTGGACCGCCGAGCACGGCGGCGCACCGCCGGGCGGCGTGCGGATCGACGTGGTCGGCGTGGTCCTGCCGGTCCGCGGGGCGGCCCGCATCGAGCATGTGCGGGGGGTGGCGTGATGGGCTTCGCCCGTACGTGCTCGGTCGCGCTGCTCGGCGTCGAGGGGGTGGTGGTCGAGGTCCAGGCCGACCTCGAACCAGGAGTCGCCGCCTTCGCGCTGGTCGGCCTGCCCGACAAGAGCCTCACCGAGAGCCGCGACCGGGTGCGCGCCGCGATCGTCAACAGCGGGGAGACCTGGCCGCAGAAGAAGCTCACCGTCGGACTCAGCCCCGCCTCGGTGCCCAAAGGCGGTTCGGGTTTCGATCTCGCTGTCGCCTGCGCGGTGCTCGCCGCCAACGACCGGATCGCGCCGAAGTCCATCGCCGATCTGATGATGATCGGCGAGCTGGGCCTGGACGGGCGGGTCCGCCCGGTGCGCGGGGTGCTGCCCGCGGTGCTCGCCGCCGCCGATGCCGGATACCGGCATGTGGTGGTGCCCGAGCGGACCACCGCCGAGGCGTCCCTGGTGCCCGGCGTCGCGGTGCTCGGCGTCCGCAGCCTGCGCCAGCTGGTCGCGGTGCTCAATGACGAGACGGTGCCGGAGGAGGACGAGGACGGCGCCGACGCGGACGGGCGGCCCGACCCGATGCTGGCCGGGCTGACCGTGCCGGGCGGCGGAGTCGGGACGGGGCTCTCCGCCACCTTCGGGGGTGTCGGTGCCGGTGGCCAGGCGGCTGCCGGAGCCGGGTACGGCCCCGACCGGCCCGACCTCGCCGCGGTGGCAGGCCAGCAGGTGGCCCGGCTGGCGTTGGAGGTCGCGGCGGCGGGCGGTCACCACCTCTACCTCAAGGGGCCACCGGGTGCCGGCAAGACGATGCTCGCCGAGCGGCTGCCCGGCATCCTGCCGCCGCTCACCCGCCAGGAGTCGCTGGAGGTCACCGCCGTCCACTCGGTGGCCGGGATCCTGCCCCCGGGCCGCCCGCTGGTGGACTCCGCCCCGTACTGCGCGCCGCACCACTCGGCCACGATGCCGTCGCTCGTCGGCGGCGGAAGCGGACTGCCGAGGCCGGGAGCGGTCTCCCTGGCACATCGTGGAGTGCTCTTTCTCGATGAGGCACCGGAGTTCAGCGGGCAGGCGCTGGACGCGCTGCGGCAGCCGCTGGAGGCCGGGCATGTGGTGGTGGCCCGGGCAGCGGGGGTGATGCGGCTGCCGGCCCGGTTCATGCTGGTGCTCGCGGCGAATCCGTGCCCCTGCGGCCGGTACTCGATGCTCGGCGGGGGCTGCGACTGCTCGCCGAGCGCGGTCCGCCGCTATCAGTCCCGGCTCTCCGGGCCGCTGCTCGACCGGCTGGATCTGCGGGTGGAGGTCGAGGCGGTCAGCCGCAGCGATCTGATCGGGCACGGCACGGGGGAGTCCTCCGCGGTGGTGGCCGCGCGGGTGCGGGAGGCCAGGGCCCGCGCCGAGGCCCGGTACACCGGGACCCGCTGGCGGACCAACAGCGAGGTGCCCGGGCATGAGCTGCGCACCCGGTGGCATGTGGCGCCAGGCGCCCTGCACGCGGCCGAGCGGGACATGGAGCGCGGCCTGCTCACCGCCCGCGGTCTGGACCGCGTGCTCCGGGTCGCCTGGACACTCGCCGACCTGGCCGCCCACCCCCGCCCGGACGCCGGTGACGTCCTCAAGGCGCTGCAGCTCCGCACCGGCTTCAACCGGGGCGCGGTGCTGGCGGGGAGCCCGTGATGGGGCGCGGCCGGCCGCCCGGGGTGTCCGAAGCGGTGGCGGCGGAGCTCCGGCGGCTCTATGAACCGCGCGGCACCGCGCGAGGAGGGCAGGGAGAGCGAGGAGGGCAGGGAGAGCGAGGAGAGCCGGGGGATCTGGCGTACGCGGTGCCGTGGGAGGAGCGGGTGGCGCGGGTGGCGCTGACCCGGGTCGCCGAACCGGGGGACGAGGTGATGGGCCAAGCGCTGCTGGACCACGGGGCGGGCGGGGCGTTACGGGCCGCGCGGGACGGGGTGCGGCTGCCACGGGCCGGGCCTGAGCGCACCGAGAGCTACGCCCTCAAGGCGGCCAGGGCGGACCCGCTGGCCGATCTGGCGGCGGCCGGCCGCGCGGGCGCCCGTTTCCTCTGCCCGGGGGACGGCGACTGGCCCGGGCAACTGGACGACCTCGGCGTGCAGCGGCCCTTCGGGCTGTGGGTGCGCGGCGGGCCCTCGCTGCGGCTGTGGGCGCTGCGGTCGGTCGCGGTGGTGGGGGCCAGGGCCTGTACGGACTACGGCGCCCATATGGCCGCCCGGCTCGGCGCGG
Protein-coding regions in this window:
- the lepB gene encoding signal peptidase I, whose amino-acid sequence is MNNEAVVPERDRSPAADEADPGERSRSVAFAHWWAQWRRTVLLAAGCIAALLLVSHYVVEPFQVPSTSMEGTLRVGDRVLVNKLAYRFGDTPRRGDVIVFDGEGSFRQTGGTDYVKRVIGVGGDRVTCCDVRGRITVNGRALDEGYLLPGDAPSRVPFDIEVPEGRLWVMGDHRDDSSDSRDHLGDPGGGTVPVGRVIGRAEWIGWPVGHWTKLNRPATFAAVPASPAGRHG
- the lepB gene encoding signal peptidase I, with translation MATGAPLPGASVPGAPPLLTGSTRIERRKLARKVRRKRRRSLIKEVPLLVMVALLIALVLKTFLLQAFVIPSGSMEQTIQIGDRVLVDKLTPWFGAKPQRGDVVVFQDPGHWLSGEPKPKPDPVVVKQVKEFLTFIGLLPASGEQDLIKRVIGVGGDTVQCCDKGGHLLVNGKPLDEPYLYPGNPPSMMNFTVHVPQGRLWVMGDHRSDSADSRYHTDQPGGGTIPEKLVVGRAFVIAWPVGHWARLKDPGTFSSVPDPPVASTASTAVPTRVGSANNGQRTNQLPTPAELPLVMGVVGLRLKWGRRKSGVRSGRGGPRGRRTVRTRRARKGRCRGTPGAPGSSAVPGAAAVHAAVRRGTGPGVVRTGVGPHVRSCVRSRVRVLAGSVRRGGPGRSWRPRRPGRWHG
- the lepB gene encoding signal peptidase I — its product is MSGHASGHASGSSQDPSDVVDLGGPGGPGDPAGGTGDGSPSPGQGGKQRSFWKELPLLVVIALVLALIIKTFLVQAFSIPSDSMQNTLQPGDRVLVDKLTPWFGSDPSRGEVVVFHDPGGWLPENPPASSNPLVRGLQTGLSFVGLMPSADEKDLIKRVIGVGGDTVECSGTGPVKVNGKALVEPYVHPGSTPCTPEYPFKVTVPQGRIWVMGDNRQDSLDSRFHMNTPGGGTVSDNKVVGRAIVVAWPVNRWDALSIPSTFSQPGISAMGVAAPTAAGLAGAVPLVLLRRRRLLARESRREG
- the lepB gene encoding signal peptidase I; this encodes MSSSTSTVSGAIRRDGGAGTGRRGRTLSGLVIALGCVLFLGGFAWAAVVYRPYTVPTDSMKPTVSPGDKVLAQHISGDQVRRGDVVVFQDKLWGDMPEVKRVVGVGGDVVSCCDKQGRLLVNGKPVTEDYLAARGPASLEAFRSTVPQGKIFLLGDNRNVSQDSRVHLEDAQQGAVPADDVKARVAATAWPAGRMGMLPRTSAFDGLPGGDGQSSPGPLEWLVYAVIVGAVLILGGAAYEPLAKLARRR
- a CDS encoding NUDIX hydrolase; the encoded protein is MNGFDPADPAATWWFTPGGGVEGAESLEEAALREVAEETGIAAVRLGPPLWRRQASFRFDGRHWEQDEWYFLGRTETLEVDTSGHTDLERRSVTGLRWWTCEELLRTRETVYPIRLAELLRTLLDEGPPLSPIPLGTERD
- a CDS encoding DUF2469 domain-containing protein, producing MSAEDLEKYETEMELKLYREYRDVVGLFKYVIETERRFYLTNDYEMQVHSVQGEVFFEVSMADAWVWDMYRPARFVKQVRVLTFKDVNIEELNKADLDLPQDEAGFNG
- a CDS encoding YraN family protein; the encoded protein is MNARGALGRYGEDVAARTLKDAGLTVLDRNWRCGRRGEIDILASEGDALVVCEVKTRREGAFEHPMAALTPRKLARLRSLAERWTAEHGGAPPGGVRIDVVGVVLPVRGAARIEHVRGVA
- a CDS encoding YifB family Mg chelatase-like AAA ATPase, which translates into the protein MGFARTCSVALLGVEGVVVEVQADLEPGVAAFALVGLPDKSLTESRDRVRAAIVNSGETWPQKKLTVGLSPASVPKGGSGFDLAVACAVLAANDRIAPKSIADLMMIGELGLDGRVRPVRGVLPAVLAAADAGYRHVVVPERTTAEASLVPGVAVLGVRSLRQLVAVLNDETVPEEDEDGADADGRPDPMLAGLTVPGGGVGTGLSATFGGVGAGGQAAAGAGYGPDRPDLAAVAGQQVARLALEVAAAGGHHLYLKGPPGAGKTMLAERLPGILPPLTRQESLEVTAVHSVAGILPPGRPLVDSAPYCAPHHSATMPSLVGGGSGLPRPGAVSLAHRGVLFLDEAPEFSGQALDALRQPLEAGHVVVARAAGVMRLPARFMLVLAANPCPCGRYSMLGGGCDCSPSAVRRYQSRLSGPLLDRLDLRVEVEAVSRSDLIGHGTGESSAVVAARVREARARAEARYTGTRWRTNSEVPGHELRTRWHVAPGALHAAERDMERGLLTARGLDRVLRVAWTLADLAAHPRPDAGDVLKALQLRTGFNRGAVLAGSP